In one Nicotiana tomentosiformis chromosome 6, ASM39032v3, whole genome shotgun sequence genomic region, the following are encoded:
- the LOC104115741 gene encoding kinesin-like protein KIN-14N, giving the protein MAPKNQNKPPLHSPFNSAGEVPAGKRRRIENPGMLSTATAARTRQALAVVNGGASDMPPTSGPPSSADSDCGIVEFSKEVIEALLTEKLKTKNKYNIKEKCGLMSEYIRRLKLCIKWFQQLEENYITEQASIKGLLELAEKKCNEIEMLMKAKEEELNSIIMELRKNIEELQEKFANEESAKLEATDSCNREKHAREAAEKLQTSLSEELKRAQQDNASANQKIQSLDISYKGLQEYNRNLQDYNSRLQKDLGTVNETLKRVETEKAAVVENLSTLRGHYTSLQEQITSSRALQDEAVKQKEALASEVGFLRGDLQKMRDDRDQQSLQVQVLTAEVIKYKECTGKSVAELDGMTIKTNQLEETCLSQCEQIKRLQQQLSFAEKRVQMSDMSSVKTKEEYEEQKNVIFDLQNRLADAETKIVEGEKLRKRLHNTILELKGNIRVFCRVRPLLSDGTVSAAGKVISFPTSTEAQGRGIDLTQNGQKLSFTFDKVFMPEASQEDVFVEISQLVQSALDGYKVCIFAYGQTGSGKTHTMVGKPDSDNQKGLIPRSLEQVFETKQSLQNQGWSYKMQVSMLEIYNETIRDLLSPSNSSGFDASRPENGGKQYAIKHDANGNTHVSDLTIVDVHCYSQVSKLFGLAAESRSVGKTHMNQQSSRSHFVFTLRISGVNENTEQQVQGVLNLIDLAGSERLSKSGSTGDRLKETQAINKSLSSLSDVIFALAKKEEHVPFRNSKLTYLLQPCLGGNSKTLMFVNVSPDPSSVGESLCSLRFAARVNACEIGIPRRQTSLRLPSDSRLSFG; this is encoded by the exons AGTGCAGGTGAGGTTCCAGCAGGGAAGAGGCGGAGAATAGAGAATCCAGGAATGCTGTCCACAGCTACTGCTGCAAGAACCCGGCAAGCACTTGCAGTGGTGAATGGGGGTGCATCAGATATGCCTCCAACTAGTGGTCCACCGAGTAGTGCTGATTCAGACTGCGGGATTGTTGAGTTTAGCAAAGAAGTTATTGAAGCTTTACTCACTGAGAAATTGAAAACCAAGAACAAATATAACATAAAG GAAAAGTGTGGTCTTATGTCAGAGTATATAAGAAGACTCAAGTTATGTATTAAGTGGTTCCAGCAGcttgaagaaaactatattacAGAGCAGGCATCAATTAAAGGCTTGTTAGAGTTGGCTGAGAAAAAATGCAATGAGATAG AGATGCTAATGAAAGCAAAAGAAGAAGAGTTGAATTCAATTATAATGGAATTGAGAAAAAATATAGAGGAACTTCAGGAAAAGTTTGCCAACGAGGAGTCAGCCAAGTTG GAAGCAACGGATTCTTGTAATAGAGAGAAACATGCTAGAGAGGCAGCAGAGAAACTGCAAACTTCTCTTTCAGAAGAGCTCAAAAGAGCTCAACAAGATAATGCAAGTGCAAATCAGAAG ATTCAGTCACTAGATATCTCGTACAAGGGGCTACAGGAGTATAACAGAAATTTACAGGATTACAACAGTAGGCTCCAGAAAGACCTTGGAACTGTCAATGAAACACTGAAGCGCGTGGAGACGGAGAAAGCTGCGGTGGTTGAAAATCTCAGCACACTGAGGGGTCATTATACTTCTTTACAAGAACAAATCACTTCTTCAAGA GCTCTTCAGGATGAGGCTGTCAAACAAAAAGAAGCTTTAGCAAGTGAAGTTGGGTTTTTGCGAGGAGATCTGCAAAAAATGAGGGATGATCGTGATCAGCAATCATTACAAGTCCAGGTTCTAACAGCTGAAGTAATAAAATATAAGGAATGCACTGGAAAATCTGTGGCTGAGTTAGATGGCATGACGATTAAGACCAATCAGCTGGAG GAGACATGTTTGTCTCAGTGTGAACAAATAAAAAGATTGCAGCAACAACTTTCCTTTGCAGAGAAGAGAGTACAG ATGTCCGACATGTCTTCCGTGAAGACAAAAGAAGAATATGAAGAGCAGAAGAATGTAATTTTTGATTTGCAAAATCGTCTTGCTGATGCCGAAACAAAAATTGTGGAAGGGGAGAAACTACGTAAAAGACTGCACAATACTATTTTG GAATTGAAAGGCAATATTAGAGTTTTCTGCAGGGTGAGGCCGTTACTGTCTGATGGCACTGTCAGTGCAGCAGGGAAGGttatctcttttccaacatcaaCGGAAGCACAAGGAAGAGGCATCGATTTGACACAAAATG GACAAAAGCTTTCATTCACATTTGACAAAGTTTTCATGCCCGAGGCCTCACAAGAAGATGTTTTTGTTGAGATCTCCCAACTTGTACAGAGTGCTCTTGACGGTTATAAG GTTTGCATATTTGCTTACGGTCAAACTGGTTCTGGTAAGACTCATACAATGGTGGGTAAGCCAGACTCTGATAATCAGAAAGGGCTTATACCGCGCTCTTTAGAGCAGGTATTTGAGACCAAGCAGTCTCTTCAAAACCAAGGGTGGAGTTATAAAATGCAG GTCTCAATGCTTGAAATTTACAATGAAACAATTCGGGATCTTTTATCACCATCAAATTCGTCTGGTTTTGATGCATCCCGACCAGAAAATGGAGGAAAGCAGTATGCAATCAAACATGACGCGAATGGCAATACTCATGTATCTGACCTGACAATTGTGGATGTTCATTGCTATAGTCAGGTCTCTAAACTTTTTGGGCTAGCAGCAGAAAGCAG ATCTGTTGGGAAAACTCATATGAACCAACAGTCTTCAAGGAGCCATTTTGTCTTCACTCTGAGAATTTCGGGTGTGAATGAG AATACCGAGCAACAAGTACAAGGTGTACTCAACTTGATTGATCTTGCTGGAAGTGAGCGTCTATCCAAGAGTGGGTCTACTGGAGACCGGCTAAAAGAAACTCAG GCCATCAACAAGAGTCTATCGTCTCTAAGTGATGTCATATTTGCTTTAGCAAAGAAAGAGGAGCATGTGCCTTTTAGGAACTCAAAGCTTACATACCTTCTCCAG CCCTGTCTAGGTGGTAATTCAAAGACATTAATGTTTGTTAATGTTTCGCCGGATCCTTCTTCAGTGGGTGAATCCCTGTGTTCACTCCGATTTGCAGCACGGGTTAATGCATGCGAGATTGGGATCCCAAGGCGTCAAACTAGCTTGCGTCTCCCATCAGATTCTCGCTTAAGCTTTGGCTAA
- the LOC104115720 gene encoding uncharacterized protein: MNTCSRSCNNFFPFDKNSLQMSSNLLKSHAQAIHISHPLFHFKLPTSTSLYSVGSTQQLNNLYLSVSFTTPLHLTKFKSPLQCSVSSPTPPTTKEDAISQAKLSLLTTLEKPLNNPKLVGRLKKLKQPRFRVEIPVVDDSSSALSQLALDIFANMPIKRKGPKIKILLLWPNQSLTQAAQKTFESKSSNPIIENFDISLITDDVDIRMVSSGDVVVFMAPEASRLSVMEAIADALYPKPVVIFNPKWGFDEESSFGELSGFVGSFEVVYSFMGLEVKGILSKRNGVMFKCVRNGVLSGEKWYVFVEEDGELKVVSRFKTRPSIEEVENVLYNLMAMNSPITKSAKFLKDLLSNVRGQK; encoded by the coding sequence ATGAACACATGTTCCCGGAGTTGTAACAATTTCTTTCCCTTTGACAAGAATTCACTTCAAATGTCTTCCAATCTTCTTAAATCACATGCACAAGCCATCCATATCTCCCACCCTTTGTTCCATTTCAAACTGCCAACCTCAACTTCCTTATACTCTGTAGGATCAACACAACAACTTAACAATCTTTATCTGTCTGTCTCTTTCACAACACCCCTGCACTTAACCAAGTTCAAATCACCTCTTCAGTGTTCAGTCTCTTCTCCTACCCCACCAACTACGAAAGAAGATGCCATTTCTCAAGCAAAGTTGTCTCTTTTAACTACTTTAGAGAAACCCCTTAACAATCCTAAGCTCGTTGGAAGACTCAAGAAACTCAAACAACCAAGATTTCGTGTTGaaattccagttgttgatgaCTCCTCATCTGCACTATCTCAGCTTGCTCTTGATATTTTTGCAAACATGCCCATTAAAAGAAAAGGCCCAAAAATCAAGATTCTGCTTTTATGGCCTAACCAAAGCTTAACTCAAGCTGCACAAAAAACCTTTGAGAGTAAGTCTTCAAACCCCATtattgaaaattttgatatttcaTTAATAACAGATGATGTGGATATCAGAATGGTGAGTTCTGGAGATGTGGTTGTGTTTATGGCTCCAGAGGCTTCAAGATTAAGTGTAATGGAGGCTATTGCTGATGCTTTGTATCCAAAGCCTGTAGTGATTTTCAATCCCAAATGGGGGTTTGATGAAGAGAGTAGCTTTGGTGAATTGAGTGGATTTGTGGGTTCATTTGAGGTTGTGTATTCATTTATGGGATTAGAGGTTAAAGGAATATTGAGTAAGAGAAATGGTGTGATGTTTAAGTGTGTTAGGAATGGGGTTTTGAGTGGTGAGAAATGGTATGTCTTTGTTGAAGAAGATGGAGAACTGAAGGTGGTTTCGAGGTTTAAAACAAGGCCATCAATTGAGGAAGTTGAGAATGTTTTGTATAACTTGATGGCGATGAATTCACCAATCACAAAGTCAGCAAAGTTCTTGAAAGATTTGTTGTCAAATGTAAGGGGACAAAAGTAA